One stretch of Tribolium castaneum strain GA2 chromosome 5, icTriCast1.1, whole genome shotgun sequence DNA includes these proteins:
- the LOC107397890 gene encoding uncharacterized protein LOC107397890, producing MAFDASKNNYLEMCLILYDLSGLRASSKPFLKFIALYTLYPLMLIVCAMIHVNIWFKHGNIFEITEVFTSICIIASITIRKTVLIYYGPLYEDVIQQHSQFWDYGLFGKTTELRLRKNMKFCVFLIKCFLTSGIASIVVRSISPLFVKDILLPQECWIPGNNPVALKVIYVLEILFYLESTTYFPLFDGLYLIMTGNLKSQLILLQKAVESVDLVRDDDEISWRKLKKCCQHHKLLLSVLKKINKIYSVFFLCTYVLTIIGICLPLFVIFNKSSTFTQVVESVLVANIMNTLLIMICIPGSEIEIEAERLITQIYNINWHETSNLKIRKFVLFWLMQAQVPLRITGGGMLIVNRSLMFQIQRIAYSVSTLLTGLTS from the exons ATGGCATTTGATgccagtaaaaataattatttagagATGTGCCTTATTTTGTATGATCTGAGTGGCCTGCGGGCGTCAAGTAAACCGTTCTTAAAGTTTATAGCTTTGTATACACTGTACCCCTTGATGTTAATTGTGTGTGCTATGATACATGTTAACATCTGGTTCAAACAtggtaacatttttgaaataaccgAAGTTTTTACGTCCATCTGTATTATCGCCTCT ataacTATTCGAAAGACGGTGTTAATTTATTATGGTCCCTTGTATGAAGACGTAATACAGCAGCATTCCCAGTTTTGGGATTACGGTCTTTTTGGGAAAACCACTGAACTAAGACtacgaaaaaatatgaaattttgcgtttttctaataaagtgttttctGACCAGTGGAATTGCATCCATAGTTGTGCGTAGCATTTCGCCACTGTTTGTGAAGGATATTTTGTTACCTCAAGAGTGTTGGATTCCTGGAAATAATCCAGTAGCTCTGAAAGTTATCTacgttttggaaattttattttatttggaaagTACGACTTATTTTCCACTTTTTGATGGTCTTTATTTAATAATGACGGGAAACCTTAAATCACAGTTAATACTCTTGCAAAAAGCAGTCGAATCAGTCGATCTTGTGAGGGATGATGATGAAATTTCGTggagaaaattgaaaaagtgcTGCCAACATCACAAATTGTTGTTGAG TGTACTTaagaaaattaacaaaatttattcggttttttttctttgtactTACGTACTCACCATTATTGGGATCTGCTTGCCATTATTTGTCATCTTTAATAA gTCGTCTACTTTTACCCAGGTTGTAGAAAGTGTTCTGGTTGCAAATATAATGAACACTTTGCTTATTATGATTTGTATACCGGGTAGTGAAATAGAAATTGAG GCTGAACGGTTGATTACACAAATTTACAACATCAACTGGCACGAAAccagcaatttaaaaattcgtaaGTTTGTCCTGTTTTGGTTGATGCAAGCACAAGTTCCACTTCGAATAACAGGAGGCGGGATGCTAATAGTAAATAGGTCCTTGATGTTTCAG ATTCAGCGTATTGCATATTCCGTATCAACATTATTAACAGGGCTAACGTCGTAA